The DNA region TCTATATGAGTGCATTTGAGAGAGACAAGGAGTTCAAGTGTACAAACCTCAAGAAATGGTTTTGATAATTGTACATGCTCAAGTGAGTTGTCAAGAATTTCTCGAGCCTTCTCTGCATTTCCAGAAACCTAATAATATACAAATGcaagtaataaatattttggtaAAGTATCAAAATATAATTGCTAATAGACATCATAAATCTCTAGAATAATAAggataactatttttttaattagatattaaaaagaACCCATAGAAGGAAAGACCCGAGGAACTCTTCAAACCTAAACCCAATCTTTGGTGGATTACATCAAACTTCATAGTTGGTAATGAATGTCTTATTAAAATGGACTCTTTAGGTTCTTCCAAACACTTCAATTCAATGCATGAACAATCTAAAAGTTGGAAAGAGTCAATTTTCTGTCGGCACAAAAAGGAAAATGCAAGttggaaaaacaaaatgaaaaacaaattgtaaGGGATAGCAAACCAAGTCACAAATGCTGAGCCAAACAGAGACAACTATTAAGAAAATAAAGGCTTAATCATTGGGAAGCAGGCTAGATCACATACATTGAGAAGAAATTTTGGTCTGTATactttatatcataaaatgcatAATGTTCCTTGAAACTGAAAACTAATTAAACCTACACTGATTTCACCCTGCAAGATGACTCAACAATGCACCATAGTGGTTATTATATCCTAAACTACACAGCACTTGACAACAAAAAGCACATACAAAAGCAATCATGTAAACCAACCCACCAAGTATACAAATCGAGAGTACTGAGCATACAACATTGGTAATGTTTGTGAATgttcttttcccttttcaatGGCAATAGCCTGTTCATATAAAGAAAAGGCATCTTCAAGATTTCCCTGCAAAATCAAGTAATACGACCAAATTAACACAAGcaataggattttcaaaaacaaaaacccttACTATATTGCTTCCAAAAACTTACAAGCCGACGTTCCATGTTTGCATGCTTGATAATAGCTTCAAGAAGACCAGGAGAAATTTCAGTGTGTATAAGTTGATATGCTGCCCGAGCACCATCTATATCCTCATTCTGCTCCTTGATTCGAGCAGCAAATAGGTGGATCTCTGGCACTCTCTGTTGAAATTCAGTAATAAACATGTAACTCTCATAAGTAAATTGGAGAAGCAACAGAATCTGTTAATCATAACACCTAAAATATATTGCATTGGATTCTCCAATGGAGGTAATGCTCAAGAGTATACTTCAATTGTCAATGTTTAGCACAAGTAGCATAAAcacaattaatttaaatgagaaCAAAACTGTCCTTTATTTGAAATGTATGATGTCCTAAGAGCTCAAATAACTAAAGCAATGAAAAAGGTATAACATATGCAGTGCGCAATATTAATTGACTATGGTCATGCCAATCAACAAATTGGGACTAAAGAACAGAGAAGAATCACACAATCAGCATTGACAAATCGCTCCTTTCTCATTCACTATAGCCCCCAATCCTCTTCTTCTGGCTGCAGCTAGCATTTCCTAATTCAGATCCCATATATACAACAGAAATATCACCTGATGTTATGAACtacaattttaccatttctTAAACTAAGAATCAACACTCCCTTCCCATTGGCAAATTGCTCCTTTCTCATTCACTATATCCACCAATCCTCTTATTCTGTCTGCAGCCAGCATTTACTGATTCAGATCCCATTTTTCCAAAAGAAATATCACCTGATGTTATGAAcaacaattttaccatttctTAAAAAAGGAATCAAAACTCCCTGctcatttcaaaatattttgaaaaaaagaaaaaaagataatcctcagttttataatcaaatgaacataaaatctttttagttttttttttttttattattcagcTTTAACTTCAGATTCTCATGCAATCACTTTTCTCTAAAATGATATgcaaaaaattacaattagGGATTCAAAGCACTATTTCACTTCAAAACAACAATTCACAGTAATACTCATTAGACATGTTATGACATATATCTGTGGCTTGATCACCtatgttaacttttcaaacGGACCTTCAATAAAAAGTCTTTATCAATGAGAACAAGCAAACATGTCTCCGTGATAATGccaaatataaatcaaatgtCAAAAAGTCAGAGTTAAAGTTAACTCATTaacatttatcataaattaatttcatgCAGGACCTAAAGATGccaaaataaatatcaaatgtCATAGTGATGCagaaatgttttgaaaaaataactaaaagatTCACATCTAACACCTTGACAAAGACTTGAGTTGCACGTGCAAGTGCATTGTCAGCAAGATCGATACTTCCGCTAGCTTCCATGCACAACACATACCGTATCCAGTATTCAGGATAATTTGCACATGCTATTAAACATCTTTCATATAACTTGACCACCTAACCGCACAAAAGGAAACATTACTGATTAAAAAGTGCTATAAATATcacaaaaagaaacaaagaagtaATATAAAGCACAAAAGAGATATGCATAAGAAATACTCCATTAGTGGAATAGAGAGGCCCCTCATATATGAAAGGAGGGACCCTCCTTGGCCGACAGATAGATTGATAAGAAGACAAGAATACACCTGCATGCATAACATGGGAACTTTGAAAAGAATAAAGTTTACTATACAACACATTACAAACCTAAAACGTCCACAGACAAACAAGGATTTGAAGTACTTAGCCTTaaagaaatcaaatcaaaggCTCATGCTTTGGTCTCAGTTCAAATTCCCATTTAAAAACTTGCTTCATCCAACGATTTAGCCAATAAGGCATATGATGCAGCAGATACTACTTAGCTGTAAGTCAACTTATAATCAAAAGGACAACTAAAGACTACAAACCACAGATTCTCAAAGATGACTGCTAACAAACCCAAATACCTTGTTGAAGTCTCCTTCTCGCTCCATAAAATCCAGATAGTTATGCCAGTTTTCAAGCTCAGCAATACTTAGtggtttgaaatgaaaataggGTCTCCTGATAGCTGTTTCAAAACCAATGATCTTAGAATCAAACTCTTTAGCTTTCTTATAAATCTCCTCTCGAAAGGCAATATACTTATCCAACTCCTCTGCTTCTGTTAAGCCAGCACTTATAGGTTTAGAAGATTGTTCAGCTGCTTCACATTGGCCCTCTTTCTCGTTTACTTTTACTTCATAAGTAGCTTCAGAAATTGCTTCAGCATCAGTAGCAGTAGATGTTTCCTCAGCAGTCCTCAACTCTGACAAAGGTTGACTTCCAGCAAACTCCTTAAAACTGTAATTGCACCACTAACTTCATTAAAGGGGTATAATACATCTATACAATAATACTCAATCTAAATAGCAACAGTCAACAAATGTTAAAACACAGAGATAAAAGTACAAGAGATGTTCAAACTTAACAGAAATAAATCCACAGTATTTGTGAACAGATGGCAAATcagaaagattaaaatattctttgtgcACCATAGCATAACATACGATGAAATCACATCGTCAAACAACCTGAAGGGTATTTAACAATACTCCCCTTCCAGTAAAATCAAATCTTCTTTATGAACTTAcaactatttaattaaaaaaaaaaaaggttaatcaAAAAGGCCTCATACAGCAACATAAAATAAAGCAGGGAACCAGATATATCACACAATCCAGTTTGAAAACAACTGGTAAGAATTTTCATGCTTTCTAACAGTTATATAATCATATTCTTACTAGCAACACACTCAACCGTACTCACAAACCATTGGCTTAACTCATACATTCCAAAGCTGTTCACCCATGCTTTGGATTATGAATGCAGACACACATGCATAACAATAGAGCAGTCAATTACAAAATCAAAGATCCAACTCCAAAACCATCTACAGCACACCACACAATTTCAAACATGCTCCTGATCCTAAAAAAGgaggaaattttaaaaagaactATCAACTATATATAAAGAGCAACAACTCAGTATataaaacaaacagaaaattgCTTACACATTATAACAAGAAATTACCTGCTGAAATGCCGATCTAATTGTTGATTCGGATTTTCTAACATCCTAGTGTAAATCATGGCAACACGGCTCCAATCCTGCTGCATGTACTCATATTCAATATATTTCTCCCACAGGAGCGAAGAAAGGTAATCTGTACCAACATGAGCCAACCCCCGTTCAAAAAGCCTGAAACACCATCAGCATTATGAACATTGTTATGACATGCAAATATAAATCCATTCACTTGAAGCAAAAATCCTGTTGAGGGAGAACAATTCACTCTACCAGCATATGACTCATCCAAACGCTGCAATTACCTTCctgataaaatcataatttgtcTGAAATGAAGCACTGAAAGAGGCCATCTTAGCCCTTAACTGGATGAGGTCTTCCCCGCAGCATTTTGCAAAATGATGCACCCCAGAGTGTCAAAGTTGAAGAAaaccataattttaataataattatttcacAACAACACAGACCTTTTAGAAGGAGAGAACTGTACGAAGTGGCCAAAAAAGTTTGATATCATGAATAACTACATGACTATGACAAGGGCCTCATATTCTAGGATTTGCAACAAAAGAGTGAAAGAAATCATTTTAAAGTGCATTCCCATCAAAACTTCCTGCCAGTGTAATTGCTGTTGTAAGAATACTGAAATGATGTTAGAAACAACAAAATAGATCACCAGATTGTTGTGACTGGAAGATTCACACAGTCACCATTTTTCCTAATTCAGTTAAACAATGACAAAAAGTATAAACAAACAACTATTACCTTCGGATAGTGTCTGGATCTCCATACGTGTTTATAGCAAATATGCAGTAATGCAACCAAATGTCTACTGAATATGTCACCCCTTGTACAGCCCATTCATAAACCTCAACAACTTTATCCATGGAGCCCACACGTGCCTCATGATCAGCATATTTCTTCCAATAACCATAGCACAGAGGAAATTCAGCCAAAAAAGCATCATAAACTCTCCTTATCTTCAGTATATTGTCCTGCAAAAAACAAACTGATATAAGTTCGACACAAAGCAGCCATTAAAGTTGCACTCAATGCATATACAACAACCAACCAGTGGATTTGTCCCAGTGAGAAGTAGTTCATTGTTCTAGTATTCTTCATTATTAAACAGGATATGCATTGTGATATAGACAGACGCAAAATTAATCCTTTAATATGAAACAGATTATGTTAGGATATTGTCAAACCTAGGTAAAGCCATAGTTAGGAAGTTGGTATTTAACCTTCATTCTAAGTTACAGACAGACCAAATCTGTCATAAGGAACATTTGGTCAACTGCAAccagaaatttgaaaatcttcaaaaaagaaataagcatATActtgaaaagaattaaaaataaaaactatggCTCATATTGCCTGCTCTAACTACATGCATCATGCACCAAAAAGGTACCTAATTCTCTGCTTTCAAGCTTAGCAATTCAATTCATGCAacagatatgaaaatataaattcactATCCTTGAGATTTCATTGCCTCTACAATAATACCCATACAAACAGCTCTTGTGACCCTCTCTTGCTACAAACTAAAAACAGACACACCCAAAAACACTAACTATTAATATAAATCCTTGAACAAAAATACCTCCGCCAGCTTCTCTGTCTCCTCAAGTAAAGCAGTCCATGCATTAAAGTCAGAAGAATTAGCCTTCAAAATGCTCCATAATTGATCTTCTTCACCTGACAATGCTGAGACTATTGATAAAAAGGGGAAAATTTAACACAcagaatattaattataaaaaaatgaaaatctgaTCTACAGAAAAATTGTCAACTAACCTTCCAGTTCACACTAACTATAAATGATAAAGTttcaaataaaaacataaccaGATATTACTGGTAACCACACTATCAGTGGCACATGGACAATGCTAATAGATCAACCCACTGTTGCCAAGAATACTAATTTCAAGTTTGAAGGCAGATATAATAATTCCCAAACaagcaaaaacaacaaaattgtgataaaaaaagaaacatcaaGATATTGGCCCATAAAAACGAATCCAAACATCTAAGAAATAACAACATAGATAAaaactgaagaagaaaatgttaattagaattagaaagaaaaaatccTGAAATTAATCCAAAGTAATGGCTAACAACATTCCAGCCAAAGGCCACTAGTGTATCTATGGCTTCAAATTAGAAACAATCTAAAATTTTGCTTCAGTGTGCATAATAAAGACATACCTGAACCATCCACAACCTCTTGCCCACTAACAGCTCCACTTCCAATACCCAAAgaactttcattttcaaatgaAGTTACATTTCCAGCTTCATTAACATTGCCATTCAGAGAACTATAATCAACAGCTTGTGCTGGGGACATGGGTGCAATTTGCAAACCTGTGATATTATCACTAGTGGCTGCAGTCCCAGCAGCAGCAACCTGTTGTGTAACAGAATTAGGATCCATATTATAAGCATTCCCATTGCCCAAACCAGAACCAGCAGTGGGTACAGTATAAGCACCGGCATCAGGAACAGTATTTGTGCTGGCATCAGCATAGCTGGAGTTAGCATAGCCAGCAGATGAATTACCCATGACTGCAGATGTTTCAGCAACTAGTGTTTCACTGTCTCCCATACTTGATGAGCAGACTTTCAGTTCCACAGTAGAAGCTGCAAGATTTAGAAGAAATTCATAACACATCCCTCTTTCTAACATTTCCAGTTCATGATATCAATTTAAATGGTTCATTTTATCACTTCAATCTGTCTTTGGTATAAGtgccaaacaaaacaaaatttagtaaAGACTTACTGAAAATCGATCCCATATTTTATTTGTGATCAGATAAATTTTCACCCAATCTTCTAACGATACCATTGCTTCAATATACACTTTACTCCAGAAAAGGTTTTCTTATTCTATCCAAACACTTACAAAATATCTATTTGAATATCAAACCAGCCATAAGTCTCCTCTAACAAACAATTAGTCCAAATAAGTACAcagaattaatattttactctcTTTCATTTATAATTCTAGAGATAATTCCCTTCCTATCAgtataaaagaaacaaatttaatttgcaAACTAGAGCAAACCCTTGGCACTTAAAATAGCACAAGATTCTAGACTAATTGCTCCGAAATTAATAACATACGTTTTgagcaaagaaaagaaacaacaaaCCCTAATGCCACAGCTTTCGCACTCTGAGACCCTAAATGAAAGCAATTAAGAACGTAATAAGCGATAAGAAGAAATCAATGGTTGCAGACTTACCAGAAGCTGAGCGGCGGCGCCGTTTCAGGGAGAGTTCAGGATTCGGTTTCTGACTAGAAGGGTTGTTCGTAGTTTTTAAATCTTGTCTTCCTGGGAGGGCCAAAAAGTTCGAAAATAGAGAGAGAACGTGGGGCTTTAAACTTGGTGCGTGCGTGCTATTTATAAGCGAAAGGTCTGTGATGGCGCCTTTTTTATGGATTCGATATGGACCGTGGGATTAAAATACCTGTTTATCAGACCAGAAAAACTTGCCAAAACTGATAAATcactaaaatttaaacttagaaTTCAATTCCCtattatacttataaaatattaatttatatatctaattaatataaatagagtctaattattttaaaaaaaaaaaaaaccccggTGATGGAATAAATTAATTGACCTGAGAAGATGGGGGTGAGTCATGTAGAGTAATCTAAatgcaaattttaaattattttaatataatatgatataataaacgaGATTTTATTATACGTGGAAAAAAATTGTCCTGTtgcaaattgaatcaaatatacTGCCGTTCCAAAAGGTTCTTGAGGTATGGCCTCATTCTCGGTGTTCTTCTTTGATCTTTTCCTTTATTGAATTTCTAAGTTTTTTAATTCTCAGAATCAATTCTCTGCTTGTTCTTCTTGTTCTCTTCCTCAATTTGATTTCAGTCCACATCATGTTCTCAagtaaaatatatgaataaatccaaaaaaaaagttCAGTTTGAACAGAGAGAGATGATTCTGTAACGTTGTAAAAGATTTTCTTTGTGTACTGTAAAGCTAGGAGGCTGAGGCCTTTCCGGGCTGCATTTGATAGATACTTGTACCAATATCTTCGATTAcgaagatatttttgtttatttttttctttttttcttttattaaaaaattctcttCTCGTTAGAATCAAAAGGGGTTAATATTCGTAAATTCGGattgaaattatcatctctaagtCAACTCTTCTATAAACAACATTAAAAATGTTAGTATAAATCAATTATCAAACCATTTAGCATTTTACAAATCAAGTCCTGCATGATGTATGTTTAGAAGACACTGATATTTAAATCTCTGTTGAGCTTGATTTATCCTTTTTCAAACTCAATATCCGCCTTGGAACAACAAGCGACTTTGGAGATTTGCTCTGTGTAAGGCCGCTCTTGTTACCAAATGCACCCCTGGAACCTTTTCTTGCAGCCAGAGGACTTCCAGCCGTGGGGCCTTTTATGGTGATAGAAATGGGTGTAGTTTGGGCAGGCACTTTCTCCCTGGGGCGAAGATTTTTCAAAGAGGAAGATCTTTCGATGGCTAACTTGTTAATATTTCCAATCATCCCATCATTATCTGATAGATTAATTAAAGAAGCCTCATCAACTTTAGCACTTGGGAATTAAGCTAGTTTATTCAAACATGAGATTTATACCATACCGGGACTGGATAGGACTGCACGAGGGCGAGAAACTAAAATAGCTCTGCAATTCGAGAGTTTGGTATCCTTGCTAGTTGGGGTATTATTGCCCTTTGGTGCTGTCCCAGAAAGAGCTGATACTGTTGAGCATTTGTGTGTTGGTGCATTTATTTAAGGCAAAAGGATtgattcccacccaaggtttactttagtctcaaactctcacctcttaagtttaaaagactcaaatatcatttatcaattattaaaattaataaaatttattaaatttaaaagtataatcatggtttaactaataaaataaaaaagataaaaatttatctcatttttcccattatctttcaaaattaataattttttttacccctaactttaaaaaaaatatatttctccCTGTTAAAGTTAGCTCAAAAATACAATCATTTTTCCAACAACGAAATTTCTTTGACCATCTTCTACGAGACTGATGATAGATGGTCTGATGCTCTTTCTCTCATTCAAAGAGATGAATCAACGCTGATGATTTATAAGAAGACAAATCTGATcgattcatcttcttcttcatctcatGAATCTGATCGATTTGTCTCTTTGATTACCGAATTATGAGAGCCTAGATGAATCGTATAAGGCAAAGACATCAATCCAATCGTCAAAGAGACGAATTGGCTAGATTTATGAGATGAAGGAGAAAATGAATCGATCAAATTTGTCTTTTCACGGATCATGTGTCAATTCATCTTTTCAGTGGAGAGAGAGAGCTCTAGACTATTTGTTGTTGGTCTTAGAAAAGGCATCTAGAGTAGTTTTGTTATCAGAaaaatggttatattttttagttaactTTGATAAgaaggaatataatttttcaaaatttaaggttgaaaaaaaaattgttagttttgaaaattaaagtgaaaaatacgataaatttttttattttactggttaaataataattatattattaaatttaattgattttattaaatttaataataacataaaaatatttaagttttaaaatttatggcAAAAGTTTAAAAACGGACTAACCTtcggtggaaataagtcttttggcctttatttaacGTGAAAATAGAAGATTAATGAAAGAGAAAGACCAACCTTTGGATGGGGTAGCGGGTTGTGCTTTCGCAGTAAGGGCATTGTTCTTCTTCATTCCGACAGCAGAAGGAGAAGAATTGCTCTGGTTTTCGTCTGGTATGTATGCAAGATAATTAAGGATTAAACTTccataacataataaattacaaattgtGGAATACATATATTATACGTACCATCAGAAGGGTGATGATCTTGTAAAGACAGAGATTCAGTAACCCTTATGAACAGAGATGATCCTGTATCATCTTGCTCTTCTTCTTGTTGCCTAACCATCACTTTTGGATACACTTCAAAATCCAAAATAACAAATGCAAAATCCAAGTAAGAATTAGTAGACAAAGAAAGcaacataaataaacatattctCAGTACGTACTCTCTGTAAGTTGTGTGCTTCAAACTCCAAAGGcaaatataaatagattgaaAGTAGTGGAAGAGAAACAAGCGAGTCCTGCTGAGAACAGATGCCAACAAACAACAATAACGCATttataagaagaaaataaagaaacaaaagaggGAAAGAAGCAAAGGTATGTCAGAGCTTATCCCCCTTTAATGTtgtgcttttctttctttgagtTTTCGAATTCGTTCAGATGGGTTTTGCTCTGGACAATGCGTAACGGCTAGTGGCAACACCCTCTGAAAAGTTGCATTCCAATTTCTTTACTTAAAAACAAAGAAGTGTTATATTCTCTGCCTGAGAAATTGGCTGTGAAGTTACCATGCCCATCATGGATGATATAATTTCAGAGATGAATAATCATTTCTTATTTCCACATATGGAAAATACAGaagaaatttctttttaattgcgAATTAAATTAACTGTTTTTTAGGAATTTAGATAACAATACTACTATCTTTACCTTACTTGGTTACATAAGTATATCCAAAAGTGTCAATGAAGCATTGTCCAAAAACATTAAAGAAggatgtttcttttttattgaatcCTTTATcgatatttcttttttatagtgGTCAGATTtcgataaattatttaaaaaattaaaattttaaaaaaatatatataattttttaaaatttaattataaaaaaattattaatttttaaattaaaaaataatataaaattttaatattttattatttaataataaaataataatattacctTTATCTTAATCCATAATGAGGTGTTGAAGTTTTTCAAACGGTTATCAATGTATTACTTCGAGGATGGgtaaaactttggtgggaaaagGCCCTTTTAAGGCTTTGTttgtaaatatacaaaataatcttttaacatCTTACGAGAGAAACCCTCAGTGCTCCGACTTAACCGACAGCTTCATTTCGCTGCCTCCAACTTAGCAAATGGCTTCCCAACCCCGACGAGGCGGAGTCTCTCTCCCGGACCGCCGGGCCACGAAGAATACCAACCAAAATGGCATAATCGCCAAGCTCACCAATGCTCCGATCTTATCTCGCGGCAAGCAAGCAGCATGCGACGCCGTTTATGTCTCCAAGAAGCTTCTCCGTAGCACGGGCAAGGCGGCCTGGATCGCCGGTACCACGTTCCTTATTCTTGTGGTCCCATTGATTATCGAGATGGATCGCGATCAGCAGCTTAACGAACTTGAGCTCCAGCAAACCAGCCTTCTCGGAGCCCCGCCCGTCAACCCGACACTCCCGGTTCCGAGGTAGAATTGAATCACTGTTATTCCAGTGTATTACTGGAGAGAAATTTCAGTTACACTGTCGTTGTAGTGTTTTACTTTTAGCTATAATGAAGTTTTAAGTGTAGTATTGAGCTAATCAGGCCAACATTATGGTAACCTTCGTTTGCCCTGATTCAAAAGTTTGCGTTATAACTTATTTTTGAGCCTGCACGCCTCTCTGACGGTATAGTTTCATGCTAAAACTATATGTTGGGTGGTTATAATGCCATTTTTTTCAGATGCTAATTCTGGAatgttttgatttgtgttgtATCGCGTTTATGATTTTAAGTTAATTGGTTAAATAAATGTTTGTGTCAAAATACAGTTTCGCCTCATTAGAATTTACTGTAGATATTTAATTACCTGGTGGGGTGTTTCATCGACGACTAGTGCCATTACTTGGCAAAAGATTGTGTGTTTCATTGAAAACTAATAACATCAGCTAGTAAAATGATTTTGTCATTGAACAATTCTGTTTAGTGTACTCTCGATCTGATTAGCTTTATCATCTGCTCATTTGGTTTGGATCTGGAAATATTGTATTATGTTCAGTGCtgagaaaggaaaaagagagaaaggggAAGGGTGGAATGATGAAATTGAGACAGGAAATTAAGGGTTCTCACTCTCTACTTCTTGAGTGTTATTGTTGTCTAAGATGGAACGGAAGAGAAGTGTGTTCGTTTTTGTTACGTAAAAGTATAAATTCTATTCTCATTATGTGGCTCATACTTTTTGGCCATTGTAGTGTTCATCCTTCTCCTTTTACAGTCAACTAAGAAAAATGCTGTCCTAtcaaacatttttctttaaactgGTCCAACCAAAGAAGTTTTTGAGCATACCTGTGGGGTTAAAGTCTTCTATTGGTGTTTTAAGGATCCTTCTTCTTGCCTTGAAGCAACTAATTAAACTAGGAAATGTTAATCACAATCTAGAAAATTGGTGGTTTTACTAGGCAGCAAATTTATGCTTAGAAGGTTTTCCATTTCTCAGTCTATGAATTTGCTCCTGATTAACTTTCCTATTCATAGTGATAAGTGTATTGGTCAATGAAAGACTGATATAATGTATATATGATCCTTTCTTTAGAATGTAAGTGGTGATGCACTGTTTCTACCGCTAATGTGTTAGATACTTGGGGAAATTTCAGCAACGCCTCCTCTGTTTTATCTTGTATCAGCCAACAGTTTTTGTTCTGCACTTCTGTAAAATTTGTTTCACCACTGTACTCCCTGCTCTTTGTTCACAAACGAGACTACTCAACCACAGTATCAATCCAAGCAGCAACTCAAAATGAATTAAACAGTGAATTAACAACAAATATGTCAACTGGAATTCTTCATTTCATAAATGGAAAACAGTGTAACTTTACATCAGTTCATTACACCTCTTAGTTCACAAAAgcaacagaaaataaaattccaACAAACTGCAAATACAGAAAACTCTGGCCAAAATTTCCAGGCAATTTGAGAGGCCTAGATCTCTCCCTTAATTCCCCACTTCCTCTATGATTTTATCCTTGCCTTTTTCCATCCATGCTGCCTCCTTTTTGTTGCCCATTATTACCAATTCTCTTTCTGTTATGCCACGTAAGTGCCTTTCCTCTTGTCGTCCTAACATGCACTGGTTTGCCATCTGTCCCAATCCAGTGCTGCCAAGTGGTTTTAGTAGCTCCAATCTGCTGTTGCTCACTTTGCTGTTGCCACGCTCTCCTCTTccttgattcttcttcttcctgcAGGTGACATAAACTCGGGACCTAACATAATGGTTCTCAGGAGTTATTAAAATGTAGTAAAATCTTgtggaaattttgaaatttcttgCAAGCATATCGAAACAATCCATGAGTGTCTCTTATCATGTTTTCTTTGTGAAAAATGCATTGATCTATTTGTTGTCAAATAATTTGTCAATTATATCACAAATTAAGCATGTTAGATGTGTATTGTCAAATTTTCTGTCGCAGATATTTGTATAAATCTTGTACCATCATATTAGAAATTTGACATTATGATGAAGCATTATTTTTGGCGCACACTGTGATTTTTTTTAGAATGTTGTGCTCAGAGTTCTTGGGGATGCCAAATACTTGTAGGCTTCTGATGCTAAAATGTGTTTTAAATTCTCAGTGGCTTTACTATAAATTCCTAGATTTGAAATGAACGTTTACTGGGTGCTCAATTGAAGTTTGTAgtgacattttctttttccttcacaGTTTCAAAA from Mangifera indica cultivar Alphonso chromosome 8, CATAS_Mindica_2.1, whole genome shotgun sequence includes:
- the LOC123223568 gene encoding pre-mRNA-processing factor 39-like isoform X4 — translated: MGDSETLVAETSAVMGNSSAGYANSSYADASTNTVPDAGAYTVPTAGSGLGNGNAYNMDPNSVTQQVAAAGTAATSDNITGLQIAPMSPAQAVDYSSLNGNVNEAGNVTSFENESSLGIGSGAVSGQEVVDGSVSALSGEEDQLWSILKANSSDFNAWTALLEETEKLAEDNILKIRRVYDAFLAEFPLCYGYWKKYADHEARVGSMDKVVEVYEWAVQGVTYSVDIWLHYCIFAINTYGDPDTIRRLFERGLAHVGTDYLSSLLWEKYIEYEYMQQDWSRVAMIYTRMLENPNQQLDRHFSSFKEFAGSQPLSELRTAEETSTATDAEAISEATYEVKVNEKEGQCEAAEQSSKPISAGLTEAEELDKYIAFREEIYKKAKEFDSKIIGFETAIRRPYFHFKPLSIAELENWHNYLDFMEREGDFNKVVKLYERCLIACANYPEYWIRYVLCMEASGSIDLADNALARATQVFVKRVPEIHLFAARIKEQNEDIDGARAAYQLIHTEISPGLLEAIIKHANMERRLGNLEDAFSLYEQAIAIEKGKEHSQTLPMLYAQYSRFVYLVSGNAEKAREILDNSLEHVQLSKPFLEAFIHFESILSPPRQTDFLESLVDKFIVPSSDSSNTASAAEREELSCIFLEFLGLFGDAQSIKRAEDRHAKLFLPHRGMKELKKRHAEDFLASERAKMAKSYSGAPSPAQSLMGAYPSAQYPWVAGYGVQPQAWPPAAQAQTQQYLAYGQQQVCPCNRLHTVHIVVIVAVMLCLKYQHQHHKVLLMVLILLPILFSPPFPNKVMNNQWQQQQ
- the LOC123223568 gene encoding pre-mRNA-processing factor 39-like isoform X3, producing MGDSETLVAETSAVMGNSSAGYANSSYADASTNTVPDAGAYTVPTAGSGLGNGNAYNMDPNSVTQQVAAAGTAATSDNITGLQIAPMSPAQAVDYSSLNGNVNEAGNVTSFENESSLGIGSGAVSGQEVVDGSGEEDQLWSILKANSSDFNAWTALLEETEKLAEDNILKIRRVYDAFLAEFPLCYGYWKKYADHEARVGSMDKVVEVYEWAVQGVTYSVDIWLHYCIFAINTYGDPDTIRRLFERGLAHVGTDYLSSLLWEKYIEYEYMQQDWSRVAMIYTRMLENPNQQLDRHFSSFKEFAGSQPLSELRTAEETSTATDAEAISEATYEVKVNEKEGQCEAAEQSSKPISAGLTEAEELDKYIAFREEIYKKAKEFDSKIIGFETAIRRPYFHFKPLSIAELENWHNYLDFMEREGDFNKVVKLYERCLIACANYPEYWIRYVLCMEASGSIDLADNALARATQVFVKRVPEIHLFAARIKEQNEDIDGARAAYQLIHTEISPGLLEAIIKHANMERRLGNLEDAFSLYEQAIAIEKGKEHSQTLPMLYAQYSRFVYLVSGNAEKAREILDNSLEHVQLSKPFLEAFIHFESILSPPRQTDFLESLVDKFIVPSSDSSNTASAAEREELSCIFLEFLGLFGDAQSIKRAEDRHAKLFLPHRGMKELKKRHAEDFLASERAKMAKSYSGAPSPAQSLMGAYPSAQYPWVAGYGVQPQAWPPAAQAQTQQYLAYGQQTAYSAYSGYSSSYAVPQIPTSTPQSAAYGAYPPTYSVQSAFPQQSYEQPMAAAAVATVAPVQQPAVIASAPQAYYGSYY